One Epinephelus fuscoguttatus linkage group LG10, E.fuscoguttatus.final_Chr_v1 genomic window carries:
- the prrg1 gene encoding transmembrane gamma-carboxyglutamic acid protein 1, with protein sequence MGSVFLPADAAHSVLHRLRRANFLLEEMKQGNIQRECREEICTYEEAREAFENDEKTRRFWEEYVRESSPSGGLETVVGGVHSLYLIVPLLLVVFIIAAVAITVWRCHSRKRSQRSPSMGHSHHDHVLSVVSMDHWGRDYHHGDQSELSVHSSPAYPGSELTSGRGSAGDPPPSYEEAVGHTDVQIETEPPPQYEDIVNTSSTSVNGGHGK encoded by the exons ATGGGGAGTG TGTTCCTGCCGGCGGACGCGGCCCACTCGGTGCTGCACCGGCTGCGCAGGGCCAACTTCTTGCTGGAGGAGATGAAACAGGGTAACATCCAGAGAGAGTGCCGCGAGGAGATCTGCACGTATGAGGAGGCCCGCGAGGCTTTCGAGAACGACGAGAAGACG agaCGGTTCTGGGAGGAATATGTGCGGGAGAGCAGTCCATCCGGAGGGCTGGAGACGGTGGTCGGAGGAGTTCATTCTCTCTACTTGATCGTGCCATTGCTGCTGGTTGTGTTCATCATCGCCGCTGTTGCCATCACTGTGTGGCGCTGCCACTCCCGCAAACGCTCGCAGCGCAGCCCCAGCATGGGACACTCGCATCATGACCACGTCCTGTCAGTGGTCTCTATGGACCATTGGGGGAGGGATTACCACCACGGTGACCAATCAGAACTCAGCGTCCACAGCAGCCCAGCTTATCCAGGCTCAGAGCTCACATCAGGGAGAGGAAGCGCTGGAGACCCGCCACCATCTTACGAGGAGGCTGTAGGCCATACAGACGTCCAAATAGAAACAGAGCCACCTCCACAGTATGAGGACATAGTCAACACCAGCTCTACTAGTGTCAATGGTGGCCATGGGAAGTAA
- the tmem47 gene encoding transmembrane protein 47, which produces MASSVSGTEEVRVSALTPLKLVGLVCVFLALCLDVGAVLSPAWVTADDQYYLSMWVSCWKPVSSAEWSCNSTLTTDWQIATLALLLGGAALTLLSFLVALISLCSGSRSRCYKPVAVMLFSAVVLQVCSLILFPIKFIETVSLRVYHEFNWGYGLAWGSTIFSFGGAILYCLNPKNYEDYY; this is translated from the exons ATGGCTTCATCCGTGAGCGGCACAGAGGAGGTCCGGGTGTCGGCGCTGACGCCCCTGAAGTTGGTGGGACTGGTATGCGTGTTTCTCGCCCTGTGCCTGGATGTCGGGGCCGTGTTGAGCCCGGCGTGGGTCACGGCGGATGATCAGTACTACCTGTCCATGTGGGTGTCCTGCTGGAAGCCCGTCAGCTCCGCGGAGTGGTCCTGCAACAGCACGCTGACCACCG actGGCAGATTGCCACACTGGCCTTGCTGTTGGGGGGGGCGGCCCTCACCCTGCTCTCCTTCCTCGTAGCGCTGATCTCCCTGTGCTCGGGCTCCAGGAGTCGCTGCTACAAGCCTGTGGCTGTCATGCTGTTCTCTGCAG TGGTGCTCCAGGTGTGCAGCTTGATCCTGTTCCCCATCAAGTTCATAGAGACAGTCAGTCTGAGGGTGTACCACGAGTTTAACTGGGGCTACGGCCTGGCCTGGGGGTCGACCATCTTCTCTTTTGGAGGAGCCATCCTCTATTGCCTCAACCCCAAGAACTATGAAGACTACTACTAA
- the tab3 gene encoding TGF-beta-activated kinase 1 and MAP3K7-binding protein 3 translates to MAQGGSQLDYHILQDLKQRFPEIPEGVVSQCLLQNNNNLDLCCRLLAQESNRYLYGEFHHSPEEGRLSRNHMLHISLGYPGSEASKANGGAAGVGRSLVHSTSDSHIEPQRPSYPEPLSAPATMAPSPGYNPFFMNDQSRSASTPTPPPTMQGMSPTYSPVPRYTMNPITVTLSQSIPSVPQALQIPPGHYPNSSNTTLYIRPSPSQSPQPAPWSSSGAPVYQHQQSPYSTPTYGSPYSSPQHQVQPQPQPQPQPQHQQYVFLPISSPTLPSMPYHHQQQPQQQPPVYRPYHTKSSLKNQIEITLEGPRPRSNSPVHSPHPQGSLYMATSPSPSSPSRGITMSGPQGPASFHPGMYLQHQGPARPRPASSPQPGQSAYTFKIKVSPGGQAQRPLSSPPVAEAESLLNIVDQAEHNTAPAPILPISALPGNIVSQFQHMPRRSSSGSDDYAYTQALLLHQRARMERLMKELLMEKQKLEHLKSDVNSMEYDALQRRFRRVNSTSLIPRPEEMTRLRSLNRQLQIDIDCTLKETDLLQSRGKFDPKAMNNFYDNIQPGPVVPPKPGKKEAEQGPKPVPGPQRDEDFEGAQWNCESCTFLNHPALNRCEQCEMPRYT, encoded by the exons ATGGCGCAGGGAGGCTCTCAGCTTGACTACCACATCCTGCAGGACCTCAAGCAGCGTTTCCCAGAGATCCCAGAGGGGGTAGTGTCACAGTGCCTTCTGCag AACAACAATAACCTGGATCTTTGCTGCCGCCTGCTGGCTCAGGAGAGTAACAGATACCTGTATGGCGAGTTCCATCACAGTCCAGAGGAGGGGCGGCTGAGTCGAAACCACATGCTGCACATTAGCCTGGGATACCCAGGCTCAGAGGCAAGCAAGGCAaatggaggagcagcaggagtaGGGCGCTCCCTTGTGCACAGCACCAGTGACAGTCACATCGAACCTCAGCGGCCCAGCTACCCTGAGCCACTGTCAGCCCCCGCCACCATGGCCCCCTCCCCGGGTTATAACCCTTTCTTCATGAACGATCAGAGCCGCTCGGCTAGCACTCCCACTCCTCCACCCACAATGCAGGGCATGTCTCCCACATACTCCCCAGTCCCACGTTACACTATGAACCCTATAACAGTCACGCTTTCGCAAAGTATACCCAGTGTCCCACAGGCTCTGCAGATTCCCCCTGGCCACTATCCTAACAGCTCCAATACCACCCTGTATATACGACCCTCACCCTCCCAGAGCCCTCAGCCAGCACCCTGGTCCTCCTCAGGGGCACCTGTATATCAGCATCAGCAGTCTCCCTACAGCACCCCCACGTACGGCTCGCCTTACAGCTCCCCGCAGCATCAGGTCCAGCCCCAACCACAACCCCAGCCGCAGCCCCAGCACCAGCAATATGTCTTCCTCCCTATTAGCTCGCCAACCCTTCCCAGCATGCCCTACCATCACCAGCAACAACCCCAGCAACAGCCACCTGTTTACAGGCCCTACCACACAAAAAGCTCCCTCAAGAACCAGATAGAGATTACCCTGGAGGGTCCACGACCTCGCAGCAACTCACCTGTGCACAGCCCACACCCCCAGGGATCGCTTTACATGGCCACCAGCCCCTCGCCCAGCTCCCCTTCGAGGGGTATCACCATGAGTGGACCTCAAGGCCCGGCATCCTTCCACCCTGGGATGTACCTGCAGCATCAGGGTCCTGCAAGGCCTCGGCCTGCCTCCTCTCCTCAGCCAGGCCAGTCAGCCTACACCTTCAAAATCAAAGTGTCCCCAGGAGGCCAGGCCCAGAGGCCACTCAGCTCACCTCCTGTGGCTGAAGCAGAGTCTCTTCTCAACATAGTAGATCAAGCGGAGCACAACACTGCACCTGCACCCATCCTGCCCATCTCCGCTCTGCCAGGGAATATTGTCAGTCAGTTTCAACATATGCCCCGACGTTCAAGCTCAGGCTCTGATGACTATGCCTACACACAAG CTCTCCTGCTCCACCAGCGGGCCAGGATGGAGCGTCTAATGAAGGAGCTTCTTATGGAGAAGCAGAAACTAGAGCACCTGAAGTCCGATGTCAATAGCATGGAGTATGACGCTCTTCAAAGACGCTTTCGACGAGTCAACTCCACCAGTCTAATACCCAGA CCTGAAGAGATGACCCGATTGCGGAGTCTGAACAGACAGCTTCAGATTGATATCGACTGTACCCTGAAGGAGACGGATCTACTGCAGTCTAgag GGAAGTTTGATCCAAAAGCAATGAACAACTTCTATGACAACATTCAGCCTGGTCCCGTTGTGCCGCCCAAACCTGGGAAGAAAG AAGCGGAGCAGGGCCCAAAGCCAGTGCCGGGGCCCCAGAGGGACGAGGACTTCGAAGGCGCCCAGTGGAACTGTGAAAGCTGCACCTTCCTCAATCACCCTGCACTCAACCGCTGTGAACAGTGCGAGATGCCGCGCTACACCTGA